The window CAAGTACTCAATTTAAAAACATAAGCTATAAATCTTGAAACGAACCTCAGTACCAAGTCGCTTGTTTAGAGCCTCATTCCATATGTTGGCTGCATATGCGGGTTGTAATTGGTTCCACACAGTCATAACGGATGCAACCTGTATAGATATTAACAATACTTCATGCTATAAACATTGTTTCACCATTTTCCTACAAATACTAAGCTTAAAGTTTTTCGGTTTTAATCTAGACCATTGCAGCTAACGATCAAACGAGTATATAGCCCGCAGAAACAATAGGACCCACAGCAAGATCTTTTGAATTACTAAACCAAAACAACTGAAATAATTTACCAAATGAGCATCCAATGGAGGTGGATAATTTCCATCAATAGTGTCTATCCAACTAAATATCAAATTATGGTAACCATACGGTAATCCGATCATGCTTTGCGCGTACTCCCATGCAGCCGTCTCGTTAAACTTAGCCCGAAGATCGGGATGCAAAGGAAGCAATGCAATATGTGGATTCGTATTATCCTTTGTTAGCTCAAATTCCCACCATTCGTCCCATGGTAAAACCGCAATAAGATTTTGACCCTACAACCAAACACACAAATTAAATTCATTCACTTATTCACTTATAGGTAAATATAACCatgcaccaaaaaaaaaaaaaaaaaaaaaaaaaaaaacagaggaTATTGTATTACTTCTTCATCTTCATGTCCAGATTCTCCAACCCAAAGTTTGCCTTCAGAGTCCCGTAAGCAAACTGCAGAGTGGCCCGCATAAGCCCCGGATGCCCATTTCTCAAGAGTCTCGAACCCGCCCCATAACCCGCGGATTTTCGATATTGCAAGAAAGTCACCCGATTGTATGTCATCTATATTAACATTTGTAACCCATGGTTCAGGACGTTCTTCGAACTTAGCTCCCATGTATTTTTCAAGAAAAGCAAGATTTGCGTTTTCGCCAAATCCGGTGTTCGTAAACAACGGGAATACCTCCCATAACGATTCAAGTGTTCCTAACATCCCTGCTTCCATGAGAAAAATAGAAACACCCTTATTTTTTACCTTCAACAATCAAAAGACAGGATTTAattcagataataataataataataataataataataataataataataataataataataataataataataataataataataataataataataataataataataataataataataataataataataataataataataataataataataataataataataataataataataataataataataataataataataataataataataataataataataataataataataataataataataataataataataataataataataataataataataataataataataataataataataataataataataataataataataataataataataataataataataataataataataataataataataataataataataataataataataataataataataataataataataataataataataataataataataataataataataataataataataataataataataataataataataataataataataataataataataataataataataataataataataataataataataataataataataataataaaaaaacgtaTTCTAAACGATAGTAAGTTTGTAGCTTACATATTCGTATTCGGCTTTCCCTTCCCATTCATCAAACTCAACTTTATGTTCCCGGGATAAAAAATAATAATCCCATTTAACGCGATATGGGGTAGCAAATATATAAAGATCCATACATGTCCAGCTGTGTGCATTGCTTACCTAAAAGAAGAAAAAAAGTATCAGCAACTTTTTGACGCATATAATAAGAAAACAGTAATAGCATAAAATGCAAGGGTATGTCTGAATGTAAGAGTGAAGTTATTAATCTGATTCTGAATCTTTAGGTCACAATAAGTGCTTTGACTTGCGGCCTTGAACGATTCAAAACGTATTAATCGGCGTTTACCCTTTGGTTATGTATGTAGATTCCTGTAAGTAACCTACTATTGAAGGTTATGTTTCTTCATGCCCCGTAGGCTATAGATAAGTAAACCAATTCACTAGTAAAGTTATACTAAAAGTTTCATAAGTTGCAATTCAAGAATCAGCTCATACTTAATGGATTTCAAATGCAATATATAACATTTATGAGTGACATGTTGAAGTGTAGGCTTCGTATTTAAGCCCAATAAAAACAGGCCAGGAGTTTACTTGGTGACCAAGTCAGGGTCTGGCCAACCCTAATTTGTTGAGCCGTTTTTTATTGGTGGTACTAGTCTATATATAGTCTCTCATTGTACATGTATTGTATCACCTCCAAAATTAATAAtatactctctagttccaaagtgaatgtaggtttcacctagaaaccgaaccactataattctcgtgttCTTTTATTCTGTGTTTATATTTTTGGTTATTGCTTGTTTGTGATTGCTAGTCGATTAGGGTTGCTACTCTGATCAAGTGCAGGTTATAGCCTTAACATGACATTTTATATGGTTATGTAGCTTTTGACAAGGACTTCGCAACCATATACACGTGGGTCCAAGGCCGGATTTGATATAGGGCAGCCCGTGCGGCCGCACTGGGCAGCAACTAACTAGGGGCATCAAACAAGAATCGTCATACATATTTACCGGTAATTTTACAAGTAAAAATAATCAATTTTTTGTGAATATAAGAACTTGACTGTATGTTTCGTTAATGGCAGATGGAAATAAGGAATGGATGAAAAAGGAGATGCATTTTTCATAGTAGTCCCTTTACTTCTGTTATTTTGTCAAACAAACTCACTTGAGGTAGAAAAACATATACTAACCCTTTTAAATTCATGAATTTATATTAACATCCCTTATCTATGTAAACCTTTATATAATagttcctcttttttttttttttcccgaaTTTACATTTCTATAGTTTTACATAGGCAGAACATATACGCAAAAAGCTACTTTAGACAACCCGATTAGTATATTTAGACAACCCGATTAGTATACCATTATCATAAAgggtaaattattatttttttaaaagttaAAAATAAGGTTATAGAcaatcaaatattatatatatgtaaatttgatatgtatatatatgtgtgaagtGGTTGTATTTGTAACATGACTACTAAAGATAATACGGAATACTTCTTTCATCTTCAGTATAAatccaagtttttttttttatgtttcaaatacttgatcattttcaattttTATTGATAAAAAATAATTTAAGTGGGTAATAAAAAAATTTATTTCATTATGAATTTAATCATAAAACCGTGTATAATTGTTTAGCGGATATTTCATTGAGAACAAAATTGCAATATGATTAAGCACCCATTA of the Rutidosis leptorrhynchoides isolate AG116_Rl617_1_P2 chromosome 5, CSIRO_AGI_Rlap_v1, whole genome shotgun sequence genome contains:
- the LOC139847626 gene encoding uncharacterized protein, with the translated sequence MAPSSSHISSRSIIITILIITCTFIPKVQPIKAPFLPQDLLPILPQQISWPIISYLRSATDILPTFVGAVSVSNNSDVNWKGSCFYQNTAWLELHNKTGSQYGGGTLHIKVSNAHSWTCMDLYIFATPYRVKWDYYFLSREHKVEFDEWEGKAEYEYVKNKGVSIFLMEAGMLGTLESLWEVFPLFTNTGFGENANLAFLEKYMGAKFEERPEPWVTNVNIDDIQSGDFLAISKIRGLWGGFETLEKWASGAYAGHSAVCLRDSEGKLWVGESGHEDEEGQNLIAVLPWDEWWEFELTKDNTNPHIALLPLHPDLRAKFNETAAWEYAQSMIGLPYGYHNLIFSWIDTIDGNYPPPLDAHLVASVMTVWNQLQPAYAANIWNEALNKRLGTEGLDLPDILVEVERRGSSFAELLTIPEQDDWIYVDGKSTSCVAFILEMYKEAGLFGDLANQIQVTEFTIKDAYTLKFFENNSSRLPKWCNDGDTVKLPFCQITGKYRMELPGYNTIEPYPHMAETCPSMPPDYSRPKYC